One window from the genome of Myxococcales bacterium encodes:
- the queD gene encoding 6-carboxytetrahydropterin synthase QueD — protein sequence MQTRLERDYRFEAAHFLPKVPPGHKCGKLHGHSYLVRVAIEGEIGAATGWLLDFADLDVVVKPLIERLDHQTLNEVAGLNNPTSELLAVWFFDQLRGKVPVTEVMVSETVSSRCYYRGA from the coding sequence ATGCAAACGCGGCTGGAGCGCGATTATCGGTTCGAGGCGGCGCACTTTTTGCCTAAGGTGCCGCCAGGCCACAAGTGCGGCAAGCTGCACGGCCACAGCTACCTCGTGCGCGTCGCGATCGAAGGCGAGATTGGCGCGGCCACCGGCTGGCTGCTCGATTTTGCCGACCTCGACGTCGTGGTAAAGCCCCTGATCGAGCGGCTCGACCACCAAACGCTCAATGAGGTTGCAGGGCTGAACAACCCCACCAGTGAATTGCTCGCCGTATGGTTTTTCGACCAACTGCGCGGCAAGGTGCCCGTCACCGAGGTCATGGTTAGTGAAACCGTCAGCTCGCGATGTTACTATCGCGGCGCTTAA